Proteins from a genomic interval of Paenibacillus sp. FSL R5-0623:
- a CDS encoding S-layer homology domain-containing protein yields MYKRVSIIFLCLTLVVANGFIGSQWLGTASAAAQTTVTFSTTDSSVWADGIAEDGDGGSINIPEKVFQFYNISDVSGTMMPGTLIYANTEVDGWFPFLTTYETDINYGWKGMGIRTSDASEFQINGFFYSNWGEGPINIKVEGYRDGALVATHSFQNDEVIADYHSKHVLLNEDFDNVDMILLYSTDKGSWHGINDIVLDDAIVSASAPTINTQPAGATVDKGANSPTLSIGATVSDGGTLSYQWYSNATNSTTGGTLINGATSSTYAVQTTNAGTTYYYAIVTNTNNGVNGTKTATATSNAAQVTVNALVHAVTPTINTQPTGATVDEGANSPTLSVSATVSDGGTLSYQWYSNETNSTTGGTPINAATGSTYAVPTTSAGTIYYYAVVTNTNNGVNGTKTATTTSNVAVVAIQPALTYIIENISDQTPAALIQGYASGSQETLTITVKNIGTGTLTNLEVTSGGASGSDFEVTQPTVSTLNPGAETSFTVTVKDGLPASTYTATVLISADNMLDQTFQVVQAINLPNVPANPQDLVVTPGDRQAQLTWSNVPGATYYEVYLSTVSGQFSSNAITTVTDGNYRVENLINGTTYFFMVKAGGLGGLSAESNVASATPLTVPEAPSSVIAVAGNGQATLSFNPPADNGGSAVTAYEVNVLPDNRVVTGTRSPIIITGLTNGTSYTFTVKAKNQAGGSESSLLSNTIIPLAPTGNGGNTGGGGGGSTGGSGGNTTPSQPPTSGTQVPNPGNSGVDVMVNGKVENIGSATSSERNSQSVTTVTVDSVKLDEKLSAEGNGATVTILLNTQSDVVIGELNGQMIKNMEDKNATLKIQTPSATYTLPSQQINIQALSNQLGQSINLKDIQIQIEISAPGSEILRVVADTAEKNRFTLVAPSHNFELRGIYGNQTINISNFNAYVERTIAIPEGVDPNRITTGIVIDTDGSVRHVPTQVIVNDANYYAKVNSLSNSTYSIVWNPIEFQDMQTHWAKAEVNDMGSRMVMKGTGEGMFTPERDITRAEFAVVLVRGLGLKLDSSKNVFSDVAADAWYSRAINTAYEYQLLDGFRDGTFRPDDKITRDQAMNIIARAMGITGLKEKLPVQSGSTELQKYIDISDSSVWANKGIAESIQAGIFSGRSDSKLAPKAHITRAEVATIVERLLQKSGLI; encoded by the coding sequence ATGTACAAGAGAGTTTCAATCATTTTTTTATGCCTTACATTAGTTGTAGCCAATGGATTTATCGGGAGTCAATGGTTGGGAACTGCATCAGCAGCGGCCCAAACAACAGTAACGTTTTCTACAACTGATAGTAGTGTCTGGGCTGATGGAATTGCTGAAGATGGCGATGGTGGCTCAATAAATATCCCTGAAAAGGTTTTTCAATTTTACAATATTAGTGATGTTAGTGGAACAATGATGCCTGGAACTCTCATCTATGCAAATACAGAGGTAGATGGTTGGTTTCCTTTTCTGACTACTTATGAAACAGACATTAATTATGGTTGGAAAGGAATGGGGATTAGAACGAGTGATGCATCTGAGTTTCAAATTAACGGATTCTTCTATTCAAACTGGGGTGAAGGACCAATAAATATTAAAGTTGAAGGGTATCGGGATGGCGCGTTGGTTGCTACCCATTCATTTCAAAATGACGAAGTAATTGCAGATTATCACTCTAAACATGTTTTATTAAATGAAGACTTCGATAATGTGGATATGATTCTTTTATATTCAACTGATAAAGGTAGTTGGCATGGTATTAATGATATTGTGCTTGATGATGCCATCGTTTCTGCTTCAGCCCCAACGATTAACACACAACCAGCGGGTGCCACAGTTGACAAGGGAGCCAACAGTCCAACGCTGAGTATAGGCGCTACGGTCAGTGATGGAGGAACGCTAAGCTACCAATGGTATAGCAACGCTACCAACAGCACCACGGGTGGTACGTTGATTAATGGGGCAACAAGCTCAACGTATGCAGTGCAAACCACGAATGCAGGAACGACCTACTATTACGCGATCGTGACTAACACCAACAATGGTGTAAATGGAACGAAGACCGCAACCGCTACGAGTAATGCGGCACAAGTCACCGTGAATGCGCTGGTTCATGCAGTAACGCCAACGATTAACACACAGCCAACGGGTGCCACAGTTGACGAGGGAGCAAATAGTCCAACACTGAGTGTAAGCGCTACGGTCAGTGATGGAGGAACGTTAAGCTATCAATGGTATAGCAACGAAACTAACAGCACCACGGGCGGCACGCCAATCAATGCGGCAACAGGCTCAACATATGCAGTGCCAACCACAAGTGCGGGAACGATCTACTATTATGCGGTCGTGACCAACACCAACAATGGCGTAAATGGGACGAAGACCGCAACGACGACGAGCAATGTTGCTGTAGTTGCCATTCAACCAGCACTAACGTATATCATTGAGAATATTTCGGATCAAACCCCAGCAGCATTGATTCAGGGCTATGCCTCGGGTAGTCAAGAAACATTAACCATTACCGTGAAAAATATCGGTACGGGTACATTGACTAACTTGGAGGTAACATCTGGTGGGGCGAGCGGGTCGGATTTTGAAGTAACACAACCTACAGTGTCTACCCTTAACCCAGGGGCTGAAACCAGCTTCACGGTAACGGTTAAGGATGGTTTGCCAGCAAGCACTTATACTGCGACGGTTCTTATATCTGCGGACAATATGCTGGACCAGACATTCCAAGTTGTTCAAGCGATCAACTTGCCAAATGTGCCGGCCAATCCTCAGGATTTGGTAGTAACCCCTGGAGATCGTCAGGCTCAGCTGACTTGGAGTAACGTGCCGGGAGCGACATATTACGAAGTTTATTTATCAACAGTATCCGGTCAATTTAGCAGTAACGCCATCACCACCGTGACGGATGGGAATTATCGTGTGGAAAATCTGATTAATGGAACCACTTATTTCTTTATGGTGAAAGCAGGCGGATTGGGTGGCTTGAGTGCGGAGTCTAATGTGGCAAGTGCAACTCCATTAACGGTTCCAGAAGCACCATCATCCGTAATAGCAGTCGCTGGTAACGGACAGGCTACCCTTAGCTTTAATCCTCCAGCAGACAATGGAGGAAGTGCCGTAACGGCATATGAGGTGAATGTTCTACCAGATAATAGAGTCGTGACTGGAACACGTAGCCCAATAATCATCACGGGATTAACCAACGGAACGAGCTATACGTTTACAGTGAAAGCAAAGAACCAAGCAGGAGGTAGTGAGTCTTCGTTACTATCCAATACGATCATCCCGTTGGCACCAACAGGTAATGGCGGCAATACCGGTGGCGGAGGAGGAGGAAGTACTGGTGGTAGTGGAGGCAATACGACTCCGAGTCAGCCACCTACATCAGGAACTCAAGTTCCGAACCCAGGAAATTCAGGTGTGGATGTAATGGTCAACGGGAAAGTGGAAAACATAGGATCAGCAACTTCAAGTGAGCGAAATAGTCAAAGTGTAACCACAGTAACGGTAGATTCCGTGAAACTGGATGAAAAGCTCTCCGCAGAAGGAAATGGGGCTACGGTCACCATTCTGCTAAATACACAATCTGATGTTGTCATTGGGGAACTTAATGGTCAGATGATCAAGAACATGGAGGATAAAAACGCAACTCTGAAAATTCAAACGCCTTCTGCGACCTACACATTACCTTCTCAACAAATCAATATCCAAGCGTTGTCCAATCAACTGGGGCAGTCGATTAATCTCAAAGATATTCAGATTCAGATTGAGATTTCGGCTCCTGGATCAGAGATACTGAGGGTAGTAGCAGATACAGCTGAAAAAAACAGGTTTACACTGGTTGCCCCATCGCATAATTTTGAATTGCGCGGTATTTACGGTAACCAGACGATTAACATTTCTAATTTCAACGCGTATGTTGAACGAACGATTGCAATTCCTGAGGGAGTAGATCCCAACCGAATAACGACAGGTATAGTCATCGACACGGATGGATCAGTTCGTCACGTACCGACTCAAGTCATTGTTAATGATGCGAATTATTATGCCAAGGTGAACAGTCTATCCAACAGTACGTACTCCATTGTATGGAATCCGATCGAATTCCAGGATATGCAAACTCACTGGGCTAAAGCCGAAGTGAATGATATGGGTTCTCGCATGGTGATGAAAGGGACAGGCGAAGGTATGTTCACCCCAGAACGAGATATTACCCGGGCTGAATTTGCAGTGGTATTGGTTCGTGGCTTGGGATTGAAATTGGATTCATCCAAGAACGTATTCTCTGATGTAGCTGCCGATGCATGGTACAGTCGCGCAATCAATACGGCCTATGAATATCAATTACTAGATGGCTTCAGAGATGGAACGTTCCGTCCTGACGACAAAATCACACGAGATCAGGCCATGAATATTATTGCAAGAGCCATGGGCATTACAGGGCTAAAAGAAAAACTTCCCGTTCAATCCGGATCAACCGAGCTTCAAAAGTATATCGATATATCAGACTCGTCTGTATGGGCAAACAAGGGTATAGCTGAAAGCATACAAGCGGGTATTTTCTCAGGTAGAAGTGATAGTAAGCTCGCACCCAAGGCACATATTACAAGGGCTGAGGTGGCTACAATTGTTGAGCGACTTCTCCAAAAATCAGGATTAATCTGA
- a CDS encoding MerR family transcriptional regulator: MEFKLDLLHFLGNYSGIEPPVTGDCILEHEVISLNPNKEPYSIGEAAKLIGSTVKTIRYYDEIELLQPSSHTEGGHRLYTTQDLWQLELITTLRYLNFSIPDIRKLMSGELAVTQALDLQIEALETQIGTLNSMLSILQQAKQHEEDTSLHSEQSLTYISSLVESLTANASRRKQFVAAKVDESHLLDSIPQDWRVSFLHFFDKYMMKDTKLTAQQTLAWKETQELINDPAYWADLARLEVPFFIMANQPQVEANVWVKKMEAIRIRTTEALDKRWAIDSPAVQSMVWDFVLMYASVEHAETPEVFFSKQARYMLDSVTDRILRFNKRCKVINPEWSQIVDGINLLHEGMRLRLKQMEED, encoded by the coding sequence GTGGAATTTAAACTGGACCTGCTACATTTCCTTGGCAACTATTCCGGTATTGAACCTCCAGTGACTGGAGATTGTATACTAGAACATGAGGTGATCTCGTTGAACCCAAATAAAGAACCCTATTCCATCGGTGAAGCAGCCAAACTGATCGGCTCCACGGTGAAAACGATCCGGTATTACGATGAGATTGAACTGTTACAACCCTCCAGTCATACGGAAGGTGGGCATCGACTCTATACAACGCAAGACCTGTGGCAACTCGAACTCATTACAACACTTCGTTATTTGAATTTCAGCATACCGGATATTCGAAAACTCATGTCCGGTGAACTGGCGGTAACACAAGCGTTGGATCTGCAGATTGAAGCCTTGGAAACCCAGATCGGCACGTTGAATTCCATGCTCTCCATTTTGCAGCAGGCGAAGCAGCATGAAGAAGACACTTCACTGCATTCGGAACAGTCTCTTACCTACATCTCCAGTCTGGTAGAATCCCTGACGGCCAATGCGAGCAGACGAAAACAATTTGTTGCTGCCAAAGTGGATGAATCCCATCTGCTGGACAGCATTCCGCAGGATTGGAGAGTGTCGTTTCTGCACTTTTTCGATAAATATATGATGAAAGATACCAAACTGACGGCTCAGCAAACACTGGCCTGGAAGGAAACTCAGGAACTGATCAATGATCCGGCCTATTGGGCCGATCTGGCTCGGCTGGAGGTTCCGTTCTTCATTATGGCGAACCAGCCACAAGTCGAAGCGAACGTCTGGGTGAAAAAAATGGAGGCTATTCGCATTCGCACTACCGAAGCGCTGGACAAACGTTGGGCAATCGATAGCCCTGCTGTGCAAAGCATGGTGTGGGACTTTGTGTTGATGTATGCAAGTGTCGAGCATGCCGAAACACCTGAAGTATTTTTCAGCAAACAGGCCCGATATATGCTGGACTCCGTGACCGATCGCATTCTACGTTTTAACAAGCGGTGCAAGGTGATCAATCCCGAATGGAGCCAGATTGTAGATGGCATTAACCTGTTGCATGAGGGCATGCGGTTACGCTTAAAACAAATGGAAGAAGACTGA
- a CDS encoding acetylhydrolase: protein MRTVEWIYLIFNLLIFVGVIGIGRQIQHFRKMVWGGFVISGVLLIIHGLVEGLRWPMIPAYLLTLVPMVVLFTKARRQQQSGVTSLNSKRSEVSTSTSPVAGKFGRVRIIATSLLVLLYAIVSIGLPLLFPVFSFAKPAGPYGIGTVSYDWTDSSREELLTRTAGDQRELMVQFWYPTNPDVEDATAPYVNKPEIYGTAFNEVLKLPKLLFSSLSQVRTHAIQEAQLSDAEAKYPVVLFSHGLHGYENQNTFQVEQLVSQGYIVVGINHTYSSLVSVFPDGRVAQFESEGKEGFEQLQFSYMDKLNETWVQDAQFVLDEVEKLGTGDPSGRFTGRMDLDNIGMFGHSFGGATTVQMLMDDPRVKAGMNMDGVLFGEKRIPAEGVGKPFLMMSADSTVAGTSVMSDEEIAAMGTTRPEAEKYYEEVYERYEPVTAGGNFWMELTNTKHLSFSDLYLISPLLEWTQGVDSRGTQQLVNDTTIDFFNHYLKGQSLHLDTEVGEHESYSLKKG, encoded by the coding sequence ATGAGAACAGTAGAATGGATTTATCTTATTTTCAACCTGCTTATATTCGTGGGGGTAATCGGGATCGGGAGACAGATTCAACATTTTCGAAAAATGGTATGGGGTGGATTCGTCATTTCAGGTGTGCTGTTGATCATCCATGGTTTAGTCGAAGGACTTCGTTGGCCGATGATTCCGGCGTATCTGCTCACGTTGGTTCCAATGGTTGTGTTATTTACAAAGGCAAGACGTCAGCAACAGTCAGGTGTAACCTCACTGAATAGTAAACGTTCGGAGGTATCCACTTCCACATCACCTGTGGCGGGCAAATTCGGGCGTGTTCGAATCATCGCAACGTCTCTCCTGGTGTTGCTATACGCTATTGTGAGTATTGGCTTGCCACTGCTGTTTCCGGTATTTTCGTTTGCCAAGCCAGCAGGTCCTTATGGAATCGGAACGGTATCCTACGACTGGACAGATAGCAGTCGGGAGGAACTTCTGACGAGAACAGCTGGTGATCAACGGGAGCTGATGGTACAGTTCTGGTATCCAACGAATCCAGATGTAGAGGACGCAACAGCCCCTTATGTTAATAAACCGGAGATCTACGGGACAGCCTTCAATGAAGTGCTGAAACTGCCAAAGCTTTTATTTTCCAGTCTGAGTCAGGTTAGAACACATGCGATACAGGAAGCTCAGTTGTCTGATGCCGAAGCCAAGTATCCGGTTGTTCTTTTCTCTCATGGTCTGCATGGGTATGAAAATCAGAATACGTTCCAGGTCGAGCAGCTGGTCAGTCAAGGTTACATTGTCGTAGGTATCAATCACACGTATAGCAGTCTGGTGTCTGTATTCCCGGATGGACGTGTGGCGCAGTTTGAATCGGAAGGAAAAGAAGGCTTTGAACAGCTGCAATTCAGTTACATGGACAAGTTGAATGAGACATGGGTGCAGGATGCACAGTTTGTACTGGATGAGGTAGAGAAGTTGGGTACGGGAGATCCGAGCGGACGCTTTACAGGACGTATGGATCTGGACAATATCGGCATGTTTGGGCATTCATTTGGTGGAGCAACGACAGTACAGATGTTAATGGATGATCCACGTGTGAAAGCAGGCATGAATATGGACGGTGTATTGTTTGGCGAGAAACGTATCCCTGCGGAAGGCGTGGGCAAGCCGTTCCTGATGATGAGTGCAGACTCAACCGTTGCAGGTACAAGTGTGATGAGTGACGAGGAAATTGCTGCGATGGGCACGACCCGTCCGGAAGCCGAGAAATATTACGAGGAAGTGTACGAGCGCTATGAGCCGGTAACCGCTGGAGGGAACTTCTGGATGGAGCTGACCAACACCAAACATCTGAGTTTCTCCGACCTCTACCTGATCTCTCCACTGCTCGAATGGACGCAGGGTGTAGATTCGAGGGGGACACAACAGTTGGTCAACGATACAACGATTGATTTCTTCAACCACTACTTGAAAGGGCAATCGCTTCATTTGGACACGGAAGTGGGAGAACATGAATCCTATTCGTTAAAAAAAGGCTAA
- a CDS encoding phosphotransferase has product MSIQPTALRSVLNPRYLESALSNQYDIGTWEECLFWLKGLNDTYRVRTSSGMYILRIYRTEITEADVQYELSLLSQLKNVLGSAEHTDIGEYIEKKDHTGYTVLEAAEGKRVAVMFQYIEGTENNLEDEESCYAFGQSAAELHEAMDQVNMELPRYELDLKLLIDEPLERIIHYIGENNEAAAFLHTFATTLKERIVATSRQDLDFGLCHGDMHGNNNVFQQEHQFIHYDFEWAAKGWRAYDLAQVKVRKRQSDERKAALWDALMAGYRSVRSFSAEDEQAVDLFIVARRFWVMGLDVAFIESDTGALDYGSDWLDSFVEEFRDTGIIS; this is encoded by the coding sequence ATGTCCATTCAACCGACTGCTTTACGTTCAGTGCTTAACCCCAGGTACCTGGAGTCTGCATTGAGTAATCAATATGACATTGGAACATGGGAAGAATGTTTGTTTTGGCTTAAAGGATTAAATGATACTTACCGGGTTCGTACGTCCAGTGGCATGTACATTCTCCGTATCTACCGCACTGAAATCACGGAGGCAGATGTTCAGTATGAACTTTCGTTATTGTCTCAACTGAAGAACGTTCTAGGTTCTGCGGAACATACCGACATTGGAGAATACATCGAGAAGAAAGATCATACGGGATATACGGTGTTGGAGGCTGCGGAAGGCAAACGGGTTGCTGTAATGTTTCAGTATATTGAGGGTACGGAGAACAACCTGGAAGATGAGGAGTCTTGTTACGCCTTTGGCCAATCTGCCGCTGAATTGCATGAAGCTATGGATCAGGTGAACATGGAGCTACCACGATATGAGCTGGATCTGAAGTTACTTATTGACGAACCCCTTGAGCGAATTATCCACTATATCGGTGAGAACAATGAAGCAGCAGCATTTCTCCATACGTTTGCCACAACGTTAAAAGAACGCATCGTTGCCACATCCAGACAAGACCTGGACTTTGGTCTGTGCCATGGCGATATGCATGGGAATAACAATGTGTTTCAACAGGAACATCAGTTCATCCATTATGACTTCGAGTGGGCAGCCAAAGGCTGGCGTGCCTATGATTTAGCTCAAGTGAAAGTTCGTAAAAGACAGTCTGATGAGCGAAAAGCAGCATTATGGGATGCGCTCATGGCAGGATATCGTTCAGTCAGAAGTTTCTCTGCCGAAGATGAGCAGGCGGTTGATCTCTTTATTGTTGCTCGCCGATTCTGGGTGATGGGACTAGATGTTGCTTTTATTGAGAGTGATACGGGTGCGCTGGACTATGGTTCGGATTGGCTGGATAGTTTCGTGGAAGAATTCCGGGATACGGGGATTATATCCTAG
- a CDS encoding DUF4003 family protein produces MQQHHAERVELFVSNTQIIKKSFKWQHAMMQRLVALLYAAENKTADGEAILQSHELIKQNTKLFSAFRGNSAISIAAMLSLTTDEETRLAETLHVYDLMKEIKFRNSDYLVIAAYQIATQTSPDQFQPTVERAKLFYDGMKAEHRFLTGQDDYIFAAMLALSDLNVDTGVARMEQLYGELKPEFSSRNSVQALTQVLVLGDDPPDAGARVIALNEAFRKRNLRMDKTYTLASLGILSLLPSDRDSLVEDVAETNDWLRTQKGFGAWSIDKQELLLFSSALVAIQHVENLRNGVLTTAISTSITNIIIAQQAAMAATAAASAAAASSSSN; encoded by the coding sequence ATGCAGCAGCATCATGCAGAACGAGTTGAATTATTTGTTTCCAACACCCAGATCATCAAGAAGTCGTTCAAATGGCAACATGCAATGATGCAACGTCTGGTTGCCCTGCTCTATGCAGCGGAGAATAAAACAGCGGATGGGGAAGCTATTCTTCAAAGCCATGAGTTGATTAAGCAAAACACAAAACTCTTCTCTGCATTCAGAGGTAATTCGGCCATTAGCATTGCTGCCATGCTCTCCCTTACAACGGATGAAGAGACGAGACTGGCAGAAACCTTGCATGTCTATGACTTGATGAAAGAGATCAAATTCCGCAACTCTGATTATCTGGTTATTGCCGCCTATCAGATCGCTACTCAGACATCACCTGACCAGTTTCAACCTACGGTGGAGCGGGCCAAATTATTTTATGACGGCATGAAAGCAGAGCATCGTTTCCTCACTGGACAGGATGACTACATTTTCGCTGCCATGTTAGCCCTTTCCGATCTCAACGTGGATACTGGTGTGGCACGTATGGAACAACTTTATGGCGAATTAAAACCGGAGTTCTCTTCCAGAAACAGTGTGCAGGCGTTAACACAGGTACTGGTTCTTGGAGATGATCCCCCCGATGCAGGTGCTCGTGTGATTGCTTTAAATGAAGCTTTTCGCAAAAGGAATCTTCGAATGGACAAAACGTATACGTTAGCCTCTCTCGGAATACTTTCTCTACTGCCTTCGGACAGAGACTCATTAGTGGAGGATGTCGCGGAAACAAATGACTGGTTACGGACTCAAAAAGGCTTCGGTGCCTGGTCAATCGACAAACAGGAGTTGCTCCTGTTCTCGTCTGCTCTGGTAGCCATTCAACATGTGGAGAATCTGCGGAACGGTGTGCTTACGACAGCAATCTCAACCAGTATCACAAATATTATCATCGCTCAACAAGCAGCCATGGCCGCAACTGCCGCAGCATCGGCTGCTGCCGCTTCTTCATCATCCAACTAA
- a CDS encoding DUF6713 family protein, translated as MPDFLLVLFLFNLSLFLLHEMDAIRRSEWKLFMVLKDMEDDKAYRYFTWIHLPMYTIILSMLFSSYQNITFWVLDIFFIIHTVLHFFFEKHPRNEFKNGFSRSLIYPMGIIALIHLIFLII; from the coding sequence ATGCCTGACTTTTTACTGGTTTTATTTTTGTTTAACCTGTCTCTCTTTCTGCTTCACGAAATGGATGCCATCCGGCGGTCCGAGTGGAAATTGTTCATGGTGTTAAAAGATATGGAAGATGATAAGGCCTATAGGTATTTCACTTGGATTCACCTGCCAATGTATACCATCATCCTCTCTATGCTTTTTAGCTCGTATCAAAACATTACATTTTGGGTGCTGGATATCTTTTTCATCATACATACCGTATTACACTTCTTTTTCGAAAAGCATCCTCGAAATGAATTTAAAAACGGGTTCTCCAGATCATTGATCTATCCTATGGGAATAATCGCTTTAATTCATTTGATATTCCTAATTATCTAA
- the sulP gene encoding sulfate permease produces the protein MKWMGRYAGYNAAAFRKDLLSGLIVGIIAIPLGMAFAIASGVKPEYGLYTTVIAGILISLLGGSKFQIGGPTGAFIPILFAIVMQYGYENLLIAGMMAGLMLVLMGVFKLGALIKFIPKPVTIGFTAGIAVIIFSGQITNFLGLRGIEKHEDFWSNMKEIGMHISTINIYSVLTAGICLAVLLLVPRFAPKVPASLVGLVLSTVVAAFFFEGQVATIGSSFGNIPNSLPQFHVPEITWERIVNLLQPAFVIAMLGGIESLLSAVVADGMTGSRHNSNRELIGQGIANMVTPLFGGIPATGAIARTATNIKSGAVSPWSGVIHGVVVLLVLVLFAPYASHIPLASMAPVLMLVAWNMSERRSFIHVMKTKTSDSLVLLITFLLTVFTSLTTAVEVGLILAVLLFVKRMSEMLKVAKVLPDPDHKHEKVMAHMVREGHDCPQISLYTIEGPLFFGAADMFEKAVMDSIHRRPGTLLLRMGKVPFMDTTGESNLARVVKHMERSGGRVLLSGIQAQPLEMLKRTGLIERIGSDHMFEHTGEAINYALLHLDVQKCRGCKHFAFRECAALSSAGTDPECNNLLKPGKRVNANSPI, from the coding sequence ATGAAATGGATGGGGAGATATGCAGGGTACAATGCTGCCGCTTTTCGCAAGGATCTGTTATCAGGACTGATTGTAGGTATCATTGCGATTCCACTCGGTATGGCCTTTGCCATCGCTTCCGGAGTCAAACCGGAGTATGGATTGTATACCACAGTAATCGCAGGGATTCTCATTTCCTTGCTGGGTGGGTCCAAGTTCCAGATTGGCGGGCCAACGGGGGCATTCATTCCGATCCTTTTTGCCATTGTGATGCAGTATGGATATGAGAATCTGCTGATCGCCGGAATGATGGCCGGTTTGATGCTTGTACTAATGGGCGTATTCAAGCTCGGGGCATTAATTAAGTTTATTCCAAAGCCGGTGACTATCGGTTTTACGGCCGGGATCGCCGTCATTATTTTTAGCGGACAAATTACGAACTTTCTGGGACTTCGAGGCATCGAGAAACACGAGGATTTCTGGTCCAATATGAAAGAAATCGGGATGCATATCTCGACGATTAATATATACAGTGTGCTTACAGCTGGAATCTGTCTGGCTGTTCTTCTGCTTGTGCCCAGGTTTGCACCAAAGGTGCCTGCATCACTGGTGGGGCTAGTTCTTTCGACGGTAGTCGCAGCGTTTTTTTTTGAAGGGCAGGTGGCTACGATCGGTTCGTCCTTTGGCAATATACCTAACTCCTTGCCTCAGTTTCATGTGCCTGAGATCACTTGGGAGCGTATCGTGAACTTGCTGCAACCCGCTTTTGTCATCGCCATGCTGGGTGGAATTGAATCGCTGCTATCCGCAGTTGTTGCAGATGGCATGACCGGAAGTCGGCATAACAGCAATCGAGAGTTGATTGGGCAAGGGATTGCTAATATGGTGACGCCGTTGTTTGGTGGTATTCCTGCAACAGGAGCGATTGCACGCACAGCAACCAATATCAAATCCGGCGCAGTATCGCCATGGTCTGGCGTGATTCACGGTGTGGTGGTTTTGCTGGTACTTGTTCTCTTTGCGCCATATGCATCCCACATTCCTCTTGCCAGTATGGCTCCCGTTCTCATGTTGGTTGCCTGGAATATGAGTGAACGAAGATCCTTCATACATGTCATGAAAACCAAAACGAGTGATTCGCTCGTTCTGCTTATTACCTTTTTGCTGACCGTATTTACAAGTTTAACAACGGCTGTAGAGGTTGGGTTGATTCTTGCTGTCCTTTTATTCGTTAAACGGATGAGTGAGATGTTGAAAGTTGCCAAAGTACTACCCGATCCCGATCATAAACATGAGAAAGTCATGGCCCACATGGTTCGGGAAGGACATGACTGTCCGCAAATAAGCCTGTATACAATTGAAGGGCCACTGTTTTTCGGCGCAGCGGATATGTTCGAGAAGGCGGTCATGGATTCGATTCATCGGCGCCCAGGCACTCTGCTGTTGCGCATGGGCAAGGTGCCTTTTATGGATACGACAGGTGAATCCAATCTGGCCCGTGTTGTCAAACATATGGAGAGATCCGGGGGCAGGGTTTTACTTTCAGGCATTCAGGCGCAACCGCTGGAAATGCTGAAGAGAACAGGTTTGATTGAACGGATTGGTTCGGATCATATGTTTGAGCACACGGGTGAAGCCATCAATTATGCATTATTACATCTGGATGTTCAGAAATGTAGGGGTTGCAAACATTTTGCCTTTCGTGAATGTGCTGCATTGTCGAGTGCTGGCACCGACCCAGAGTGTAATAACCTGCTGAAACCTGGAAAGCGAGTCAATGCAAATAGCCCTATCTAA